The Ananas comosus cultivar F153 linkage group 6, ASM154086v1, whole genome shotgun sequence genome segment GAAATTCACAAGCctagatttcaaaaaaaaaaagaaaaaagaaaaaaaagaatttttttttttttttttcgctctttTGTATTGGTCCCCAATCTTAACAACTAAGCAAGCTTATAAAAATGAAAGTTCTTAACaaagataaaatagaaaatacaataaaactataaaaaagaaaacagtgATTAAGAATCAAGCTCTTCATCTCCTACTTCCAGTTTCAATGCATGACTTCATCAGTTAACCCCTCCATTTCCAGCAAGCATCATCACCAAAATACACGAAAACGACCGCCATGGTCTCGACAAGTTTGAGAGGAGTGGGCAACACGAGAAAGAAGATAAAAGCAAGATGCGATTAAAAACGATTGAGATGGATTAACAAGAAAATAGAAGTGAAATTAAAATAGGTATTTGTTAGCTCGTCGATCCaaattaaaataactaattgAATGCAACTCATAAAATCCTTCGTTATAGTGTTTTAAATCAGACGCTTCTTACATAATTTTGAGTAAACTTCAGTTTAGGCTCTCGTTGTTTCGCATATTTTTGCTCTATCGACATGTGATTCAGAAGTCGCACTTAATTGTCCTGTAATTTTAGCATTACTTTGCTAATTAACTTGATTAATGATTGATCCTTACGATGAAACGAAACAAAAATTGTAGAATAACTAATTATAACTTttcaaaccaaaataaaaaactaaaattttggcGAGTTTTGCAAAACCTGTAGCAGCTTCTGCGGCTGCGTTTGGTTTGGTTGGGATACCAAACAAGcctgaaaaagaaaacaagaaggTTAAGGTGAGCGTGTCGTATAATTTGTTCTTAAACAAAACGACCAGTGTGTACTTTGCCCTTGAATAATACCCCTCATTGTACATATGTTTCTCCTCCCAAATAGTATTCTCTCGAAGCTTAAGTTCCAGGATCCCGTGTCTTTCGCTGACCCTGACTTTCGACTACTGGATCCAGCTCATTCCTCATTCTTATTTCACACCCCTCACTTCAGGGTATTGAACTCCCCTATATATACCCCCGCACACATGTAGAATAATACATACACTCGTCACACAAACGTGCTCTTCTCAATTCACAAATGGCTTCAATTGCTCCTCATCCCGCCCTGATCTTCTTACTAGTTCTAGCTGTTTCTAGCGCTTTAGCTAAGGGGAACTTCTACCAAGATGTCGACATCACGTGGGGCGACGGCCGCGCCAAGATCCTCGACAACGGGCAGCTCCTCACCCTCTCCCTCGACAAGTCGTCGGGCTCGGGCTTCCAGTCCAAGAGCCAGTTCTTGTTCGGCCAGTTCGATATGCAGATCAAGCTCGTGCCCGGGAATTCTGCGGGGACCGTCACCACCTTCTACGTATGTTCCTGCTTCCTTTTCGTATTTTCATGAATTCCGCAGAAAATCGTCCTGTATCTTACGGTTGAAACATACTGCAGTTGTCGTCGCAAGGGTCGATGCACGACGAGATCGATTTCGAGTTCCTCGGCAACCTTAGCGGAGATCCGTATATTTTGCACACCAATATTTACTCTCAAGGAAAGGGGAACAGGGAGCAGCAATTCTACCTGTGGTTTGATCCTACCAAGGATTTCCACACCTACTCTGCCCTATGGAATCCTACACATATTGTGTAAGCAATCATAAACTCTTACCTCAAGTACATTTATTATATCAAAACTAACAACAATCGCCACCACTTAGTGCGTCATCTAGCTAAAGTGAAAtaggaaaatttttgaaaaaattaaacacTCATCGTGTTATTTATTGGTCGAGATTCGCTCTCTCAAGAAAACTTGGCATCGCTACTGTTTTAActagttttctttttcccttttttgagGCGTGGTGTCTCAGTTTATAACTTAGTTCATTTCATAAATGAATGAAGTTAGTCGCATACTATTTTGACCTAAAAAAGAGGGCTGTTGGTAAGTTGTTTCCTATCTGACCGAtcttttgcattatatatatattttgttgcaGTTTCTTTGTCGACGGAACACCGATAAGAGAGTTCAAGAACAACGAGAGGATCGGCGTGCCGTTCCCGAATAGCCAGATGATGAAAGTCTACTCGAGCTTGTGGGACGGGGAGGACTGGGCAACGAGGGGCGGGCTCGTGAAGACCGACTGGTCGCAGGCGCCGTTCACGGCGGCCTTCCGCGGGCTCAGCACCGACGGGTGCACGTCGGGCATCGCCGCGTGCTCGAAAGCGAACAATCCGTACATGTGGCAGCAGGATCTCGACTCCGCGAACCAGCAGAAGCTCAAGTGGGTGCAGAAGAACTACATGGTGTATAATTACTGCACGGATGTGAAGAGGTTTCCGCAGGGGCTACCCCCTGAGTGCTCGGCCAATTAGAAAGTAGAATTTGTGTTCGTATCTATTATTTGTTCGTGATTGGTTTATTTTTATTCTGTTTTGTGTGTATACAAAATAAATGTTGTATTCGTATGTGTATAtgtaataaaagtttttaagtaTTAAGAATACAGTTTTGGTGTATATCTTTTATAACTCAGTTGCGCCTGAGAGTCCACATTTTATTTTATGGTGTTTTCCTGCAGAGCATCCGAATCTTCTCTGGAGGATACGCAAGAGCTCTGTTCCACTTATACTAAACATATATAAGAAACAGAGAGATTAGATATTATCCGAGTCGAAGCTAGATTATATGTGTCCACTAGGAATACtgttaaattttagtttaaatttgtagttatctaaattgaagttaaatcctaatttatttgggattggatataatttagatttaatttggcatatatggattatgagtcggaatctaatttctaattgaattaggattagactctatttaggagacatgtattataaatacatgctacggccaaattAATCTTGCCGCGACTCAAAATTAAGCTATGCTCTaattaagctatatatatattgaagagAGTTGACCGAGCCATGCAGGTTGGTCTCTACAAGGAGCCCCAACCATAATTAAGAGGTGATGCTTAATTAAGTTATCTATTGAGTCGGAGCCATCTCTTCTTTGATGCTTGTGTTCGTACCACAACCCCGACGTGGTGCGCTTCGGTAAGAGGGTCGAGCCACTTAAGTTTTGTACGGATGCTAATTGCGGCCTTTCGGATCTAATTAGAGTTCGGGTTCTTTGAGAGATCTTCTTTATACTCCGTCTTTTcgacattaaaaaattatttgctccgtcttcgcccgtggacgtaggccgttggctgaaccacgtaaatattggtGTGCTCTTTCCTCTTATCTTTTCGTttcctgcattaaattattttttggatctattttttgccgttccgattttaacaaactggtatcagagcctttctattccctttgaggattaagatgacGACGAAGTTCGAGATTCAGAAATGTGACAGGACCAACAGTTtcgcattatggcaagtcaagATGCATGCTATATTGACGCAGCAAAAATTGCAGAAGGCactgttgggaaaagaaaagatgtccGATTCATTGACGGCGGAGCAAAAGGAGGAGATTGATGATAAAGCTCTTACGGCAATACAATTATATTTATCCGATGAGGTATTGCGCGAGGTCTTGGATGAAAAGACCGCTGCAGGGCTTTgtgtgagaccccaggttcTGACAGTGgggggcttgtcgacagctctggagagtgtcgagacaagcccgagtcgcgttggcgtcaaatagacgcaagacagactccgtgcgacgcgagggcagctttcaGCTTGAAAATCTGCGAAACAGCAGGATTTTCAatctgttgtaccggtacaagacttgatctgtaccggtacaaccatcgtgaaaacgcttgctgtaccggtacaagggtccatctgtaccggtacagggcacGCGACAGGGTgcaactgctctcgggtttggccttgtaccggtacagccaacccgtgtaccggtacaagagagTCAGTGGAGGGTTAATTTGGTAATTAGCAGCATTGGTTGTATCACCtcagctctctctctatacttaGCCTGAGAtggagctgagagagagagagatttagccTATTTTCACCTTctttccctcctctctctctctctaggccgATCGTGAGCACGGTTGAGGacttcgtcgccgacgtcgcgccgcgagccgttcgagcgcacGTGTTGCCGGGGcgctgcgaggaggccgggcgagggtgcgtctTCGCCGTTCCTGTCGCCGCACCGCCGTTCATCGCTGTTGAGGTAGGTAATTTGGTCGCAATTACCTCGAGTACCTCAACCATCTTCAAACCGAGCAATGTGCTGATTTTCGCAGATTTCCTGCGTCGACTGTTGGTGTTTCGGCTCGTTCTCTGTGTAGGAgtgtcggatcgcgacgaaatttggtttgttggattctcGACTTCGAGAGGAAGATTCTGAGCCCAAGATCGCGATTTTTGGAGCAGGTTTACCCTGTCGAACCCTAGTTTTACTAGgctgctgtttgccgagcagatttcAGAGATGCTGTTCCGCAGGTTCCAGCGTCGACCATTGGTGTTTCGGCTCGTTCTCCGCGTGGGAGCGTCGGAtcgcgacgagacttggttcatTGGATTCTGGACTTCGAGAGTAATCCACAGAGCCCTCACTTGTAATTTTTGGtcaaggttagcttggtcgaaatcaTGCTCTTCTCAGCTGCTGTGATCGGGGACTGAATTGTGGACTTTTGTCGTTTTAGCTTGGCGTTGGCTTGGCGACCGGACTTGGAGATCCCCGATTGATCCAGCAGAGTTCCTTTTAGGCCGAGGCTTCGTTTGCTGCCAGGAGATAGCACtttaggtgggttacatcggtttcgactcctaagttcataatcgtcgacatgtatagatctgaATTTTTGGTAATCTAGTTTagcaaattcatggattatgtGCTTGAATGTGAGAACTGAATTTTGAGCAtgctttataattaattagattatacatgttggacttggaaattgaattaggagaaaacccgcGTTTTGGACCTGTCACTCGTTTACTACCTGATTTAACTCTAGgtgccgttagaaaattgtaccgTCACAGTATTGTTGAGACAGGTACCTCAGGTAGTCTAGATTGtttttacgctcgtgctggcaTGCCGAGTGAGTGTTGACAGGGTCATTATAGCTGTGTAGACCTGTCGGAGCTGGCGATCGCGCCAGTCGGGAGGTTTGACGGCTGGCTCCTGTCTCGCGCCCTATGGCCGTTTGTTTGCCGAGGGCACGTCACCTGTGGTTGTTAACAGGTTGGTCAGTCCATGGGACCTTGCTTCCCTGTGGTACCCTTTATTCGTGCCTTCGCCAGAAGCATGACTGCACACCATCGGCGGGTCGCTCGCCCGCAGCCACTCCCGATTGGCATTTGTGCCTTCGCGTTGTGCGGCTCACGCCAGTCTGGATCTGCTCTCAGCTCACGGCCAGATAGTGGATCGAACGCCGTATAGTCGTCAACGGGGCGAGGGACGTGGTGAGTTCCCAGTCCCGGGACTAGTGTATCACATACCATTTGGATGCAGTCACGTTT includes the following:
- the LOC109712203 gene encoding xyloglucan endotransglucosylase/hydrolase protein 24-like — translated: MASIAPHPALIFLLVLAVSSALAKGNFYQDVDITWGDGRAKILDNGQLLTLSLDKSSGSGFQSKSQFLFGQFDMQIKLVPGNSAGTVTTFYLSSQGSMHDEIDFEFLGNLSGDPYILHTNIYSQGKGNREQQFYLWFDPTKDFHTYSALWNPTHIVFFVDGTPIREFKNNERIGVPFPNSQMMKVYSSLWDGEDWATRGGLVKTDWSQAPFTAAFRGLSTDGCTSGIAACSKANNPYMWQQDLDSANQQKLKWVQKNYMVYNYCTDVKRFPQGLPPECSAN